The Vigna unguiculata cultivar IT97K-499-35 chromosome 1, ASM411807v1, whole genome shotgun sequence nucleotide sequence TTGTAACTTCTGGCATGCTCCTCATTAAAATCCAGATAAACAACTTTCTTGATGCATGGTGGGATGCTTTGTAAGTCTGTCTTTCTAGCACTAATCATGCATTTGTGAAGCAGATGTAACAGACGAGACCTCCCCTCCTCCATTTCTGCTTCAAATGGCCTGAGCACACCAGCTTCCCATGACTTTTGATTCAGTCCATAAGATTCTTCATGAAGGAACCTTAGCAATGGTTGCAGATGTGGAAGTTGGCTGTTAGGAGTGTTAGGTGTAGGAGTTCCTGTTAGTATCCAACGATTAGAAGCTATCAATGAAATAGCCATTTGCAACTTGTTTGTTAAGTTCAAGCTAGACCCAAGAGTGTGCCCCTCATCTAAAATTACCCGAAACCAATGTACTTGCATCAAAACACTCCTCTTGCGAGGGCCCCACTCTGCACTCAGACGGCTAAACGTGGTTATGACAACATCATAATCCCATGCAAGACAATGCACAGATGGCTTCCGGTGATCAGTCCAAACATAAATCCGCAATTGCCCAGGCCTCACATGCTTTTCTATTTGTGTTTTCCAATGATCAACCAAGTTTGCTGGAACAACTACCAGGGTAGCTCTTGACAAGTATAACCTAACAAAATCTAAAGGCTCACGGAGTGCCATGCCAAGGGCAGCCACATCAAAAGTCAAATTGTTAAGATGTTGAGGATAGAACCACTTGCACACACCTTTGTCTACTCTCTTTAGGAGGCCAAATGCTTGAAATACTTTGTGGAACGCATTAAAATGTCTACTAGATGCAGTACACGTGTTTAAAATAGGACCTCTTATTCCATTTGTTTCCATACCTGCAAGCTTGTCGGTTGAAATTTTAGCCAACCACGCCAGGGCTTTTTTTGTCTGAGAATTTATCAGTGAGTAGTGCTCCTTAAGCACGCTGGTGAAAAAACAAACATTTTGTTTGTCACCACCATGAGTTCCTTTTAAGTGAAACCCTGGCAAGTATGTTATCCTAGACGTAGTATGAAAATGTTGTTCAGGGACACTACAACTTTGATAAAGAGGATCAGGGTTCATGCTACAAAACCATGCTGCACTAGAACTAGCCATACTATTGTCTGCCAGCTTTCGCCACTTGTGACAAGCGTCACACTGAATCCATGTATCACTGTACTCAAAAGGATCACCTTCACGCTTCCTGGGTAGCTTCTTTAGAGATAAATGAGGTGTAACATCTGATGCATGCTTTGCTTTAATTAATCCTTCACCAATTTCCTTTTCCTTGGATATCATAGCTTCCTCTTCATTTGTGAAGCATAGATTTTTCTTTATGCGGCTCAAACTCCTAGTGTACTGATTTGAATGCATAGATTCATTAAAGTGTGCCTCCACAGGTGACTTGCTTAATTCCATGGAACATGAACCCTGAAGTTTAATCATTTGCTGGTCAGGATTTGACATTCTAGCTCTTTTGGAGGAGTAATCATGGTTATCATTAGTTCTACTGACATATTGGCTCACATTCCTTTTACCCAATGTAGAACAACCAGTTATGTTATTACCACTGATCTCATAGTAACCACATTTCTGATTACCATTATGTTGACACCAGACAACTTGAGCCCCATCTGGTGGATCTGCCAATGTACCTCGTGTCTTCATAATAAGAGAGAGAGCTGTTACAGTCTTACCCAAACCAGGCTCATCACAAAACATTCCTCCCCGAAAATCCCTGACGGTGGGAGCTTCCCCAGTGACAATTTCACCAGAAACGGTATTTACATGGAAACTAAAACCATCTTCAGTAGAGAGAACTGCATATAAAGGGTGTGGCAAAAGCTCAGCATTTCGCTCGCGTTGCAACATCCACTCAACTGCTGCCTGCTGATGAGGAAACAGATTTAACTTTGTACAAGGCATTACAGAAGCAGCCAATGATCTTAGATGATGACACGTTTCAGAAACCCTAATGAGGTCCATTGGGTCCAGGGAAGATAAAATTTTCGTTAAAATATCATCAGATAACTCCCAAATGCCTGATCTGCATGAGTGATCCATAGGAATTATTTTGGAGCCATTAAACATCCGCTGTTTTCCTACGCCAGGTAGTGTCTTGAAAAGTTCATGAAGTTCAAATAGGCTTTTCCTTGAAGAACTGCTAACATGGGGATGGAGCTTGCAACAAAGTACATGACAATCAGAAAGGTTCCAAATGCTCTCATTTGCTCCATGAGTCTTCCTACAATAGTCCGGATATGAAAGCATTGAACAACGCTCATCCCAATCACAGCTGCAAACGTTTCAAACTGTCAGCAAACTAAAAAAGTCAAAGACATATGTAAAGTATATTACACAGGAAAATGAAGGCAATAGATTagtcaatttaaattattattacaaactTCTGAGAATATAACTGCTGAGTTTAATAGAGAAGGTATTAAGTTTGCAAAGGTTAAAACTCGAGAGTTTACGTAATCTAGTGAAAGCTCCGTAAGAGCTTCATAAACTCGTAAGTTATTTTACATGAAAAAAGTAATATCCATAAATAGCATATTAATGCAATAgttcaacatgataattaagcaaaatagttaaaaaaaacaattcaacaATAGTAAAATAACTACATTCAATAGTACAAGATTACTATATAAGTTTAAAGCACACCAAATAAATAAGTTCATACAATGACAAAGCATAAATTGTTAAAGTTATAGCAATTAAATAACTAGAAAGAGACATCATCTAATGTTAAATTTCAATGTCCAATCCTCTAATGACATCATAATCTTCATTAGAAGAATGTCATCACCATCAAACTCTTTCCCACAAGAATATTGTGCATCAAAATTGGGATCAAAAGTCATATTATCATCAAGTGCATCTAGAATTGGATCTCTTGTTGCTCCATCTAACTTAGCATTCACATTGAGCTTGCTCAATCTCAACAACATTATCTCCCTCTATAGTTATCTATTCATCATAAGACTCAATATCATTAAACAAAAGAGTGTCAATTTTTCTAATTTgtgtatttttcaatttcaagttATACATCACATAAACCaaatcattcatattttttgaTAGAAATGATTACTTCTCTTtctatgaatgtaaaaaaaaatatcaaatttcggtaaatatatataatataccaAATAAAGAAAACCACAAATTACAAATAACGTCAATTACTATTTCAAATAAGCTCCAATTATGCTAACACCCAAAAGAGCTACAAGTCAAACTCAACTGAAATAGCAAACCTCTATAACTTGGAGTTCTATCCCCAAACATCTCCCACCATTTTTCAAGAAGCAACACTTTCCTATAATCCCTCGCATGTTCCGTAAAAGAAAGTCCTCTAACATAATGAAAATCAGCAAGTTTCAAACTAACTTTGTTTCTTTGTGCAACATCCTTAACCAATCTTTTCATGCATATATACAAATCCTCTTCCTCTTTCACCTTAGAATCATCATGCCTATAATGAGGTTCTATTTG carries:
- the LOC114173637 gene encoding F-box protein At3g54460, whose product is MSSDTSFADHKLCGFLCAVLTATDRDSDPAFAERCEIFSDEGEVGFHSQTGVVLSTVLNSSQCGGGGGGSKAKRTHGVGMVNGSMSVVHQLHALVTRKCTKIDARVVCVEAPRVVLLVDVYLPIQVWSGWQFPRSGAVAAAVFRHLSCDWDERCSMLSYPDYCRKTHGANESIWNLSDCHVLCCKLHPHVSSSSRKSLFELHELFKTLPGVGKQRMFNGSKIIPMDHSCRSGIWELSDDILTKILSSLDPMDLIRVSETCHHLRSLAASVMPCTKLNLFPHQQAAVEWMLQRERNAELLPHPLYAVLSTEDGFSFHVNTVSGEIVTGEAPTVRDFRGGMFCDEPGLGKTVTALSLIMKTRGTLADPPDGAQVVWCQHNGNQKCGYYEISGNNITGCSTLGKRNVSQYVSRTNDNHDYSSKRARMSNPDQQMIKLQGSCSMELSKSPVEAHFNESMHSNQYTRSLSRIKKNLCFTNEEEAMISKEKEIGEGLIKAKHASDVTPHLSLKKLPRKREGDPFEYSDTWIQCDACHKWRKLADNSMASSSAAWFCSMNPDPLYQSCSVPEQHFHTTSRITYLPGFHLKGTHGGDKQNVCFFTSVLKEHYSLINSQTKKALAWLAKISTDKLAGMETNGIRGPILNTCTASSRHFNAFHKVFQAFGLLKRVDKGVCKWFYPQHLNNLTFDVAALGMALREPLDFVRLYLSRATLVVVPANLVDHWKTQIEKHVRPGQLRIYVWTDHRKPSVHCLAWDYDVVITTFSRLSAEWGPRKRSVLMQVHWFRVILDEGHTLGSSLNLTNKLQMAISLIASNRWILTGTPTPNTPNSQLPHLQPLLRFLHEESYGLNQKSWEAGVLRPFEAEMEEGRSRLLHLLHKCMISARKTDLQSIPPCIKKVVYLDFNEEHARSYNELVITVRRNILMADWNDPSHVESLLNPKQWKFRRATIKNVRLSCCVAGHIKVTHAGEDIQETMDMLVQSGLDPTSGEYTSIRCNLLYGGHCVRCKEWCRLPVITPCRHLLCLDCVSVDHTKCTYPGCSKLYEMQSRLPRPENPNPKWPVPKDLIELQPSYKQDNWDPDWQSTSSTKVSYLVQKLKALQGTNEETSFCTDNNNDEMPTENSFFLHRSDDKSAFQKCLKSSTKTNSNVEKVLIFSQFLEHIHVIEQQLAIAGIKYTGMYSPMHSSNKKKSLATFQHDSSCMALLMDGSAALGLDLSFVTHVFLMEPIWDRSMEEQVISRAHRMGASRPIHVETLAMRGTIEEQMLGFLQEADKCRRSPIKDVAAESEDDGGGRGYKSLHDFAESSYLLKLRSVYTNSESPEGVLIDQLQASSN